One window of Pseudomonas urmiensis genomic DNA carries:
- the secA gene encoding preprotein translocase subunit SecA — protein MFAPLLKKLFGSKNEREIKRLLKTVSTVNAFEEKMLALSDEQLRGKTAEFKERLAKGETLDQLLPEAFAVAREAGKRVMGMRHFDVQLIGGMTLHEGMIAEMRTGEGKTLVGTLAVYLNALSGKGVHVVTVNDYLARRDANWMRPLYEFLGLSVGIVSAFQPPEEKRAAYAADITYGTNNEFGFDYLRDNMAFSVDEKFQRELNFAVIDEVDSILIDEARTPLIISGQAEDSSKLYIEINRLIPRLTQHIEEVEGQVTQEGHYSIDEKSRQVELNEAGHQFIEEMLTQAGLLAEGESLYSAHNLGLLTHVYAGLRAHKLFHRNVEYIVQDGQVLLIDEHTGRTMPGRRLSEGLHQAIEAKENLNIQAESQTLASTTFQNYFRLYTKLSGMTGTADTEAFEFAQIYALNVMVIPPNKPLARKDFNDLVYLTAEEKYQAIIADIKESMASGRPVLVGTATIETSEHMSNLLKQEGIDHKVLNAKYHEKEAEIIAQAGAPGALTIATNMAGRGTDILLGGNWEAEVAALENPTAEQIAQIKADWQKRHQQVIEAGGLHVIASERHESRRIDNQLRGRSGRQGDPGSSRFYLSLEDSLMRIFASDRVKNFMKALGMQSGEAIEHRMVTNAIEKAQRKVEGRNFDIRKQLLEYDDVANEQRKVIYHMRNSLLAAQNIGDTIAEFRQEVLDATISQHIPPQSLPEQWDVAGLEASLSSDFGIKLPIQQWLDEDDHLYEETLREKLLNEITSAYNEKEDQAGEDALRTFEKQILLRVLDDLWKDHLSTMDHLRHGIHLRGYAQKNPKQEYKRESFTLFQELLESIKRDTIRVLSHVQVRREDPIEEEARLRREAEELAQRMQFQHAPAPGLESEQHSEEGAEVAVAAAPVRNDLKLGRNEPCWCGSGKKFKHCHGQIE, from the coding sequence ATGTTTGCGCCTTTGTTAAAGAAACTTTTTGGAAGCAAGAACGAGCGCGAGATCAAACGCCTGCTCAAGACGGTCAGCACCGTCAATGCCTTCGAAGAGAAAATGTTGGCCCTCTCCGATGAGCAGCTGCGTGGCAAGACCGCAGAGTTCAAAGAGCGCCTGGCCAAAGGCGAAACCCTCGACCAACTGCTGCCAGAAGCCTTCGCCGTGGCCCGTGAGGCCGGTAAGCGCGTGATGGGCATGCGTCACTTCGATGTGCAGCTGATCGGCGGCATGACCTTGCACGAAGGCATGATCGCAGAAATGCGCACCGGTGAAGGCAAGACCTTGGTCGGTACCCTGGCTGTCTACCTCAACGCATTGTCCGGCAAGGGCGTGCACGTGGTCACGGTCAACGACTACCTGGCCCGCCGCGACGCCAACTGGATGCGTCCGCTGTACGAATTCCTCGGCCTGTCGGTGGGCATCGTCTCGGCCTTCCAGCCACCGGAAGAAAAGCGCGCTGCCTATGCTGCCGACATCACCTACGGCACCAACAACGAATTCGGTTTCGACTACCTGCGCGACAACATGGCCTTCAGCGTCGACGAGAAGTTCCAGCGTGAGCTGAACTTCGCGGTCATCGACGAAGTCGACTCGATCCTCATCGACGAAGCGCGCACCCCGCTGATCATCTCCGGCCAGGCCGAAGACAGCTCCAAGCTGTACATCGAGATCAACCGCCTGATCCCGCGCCTGACCCAGCACATCGAAGAAGTCGAAGGCCAGGTCACCCAGGAAGGCCACTACTCGATCGACGAGAAGAGCCGCCAGGTCGAGCTCAACGAAGCCGGTCACCAGTTCATCGAAGAGATGCTCACCCAAGCCGGCCTGCTGGCCGAGGGCGAGAGCCTCTATTCGGCACACAACCTGGGCCTGTTGACCCACGTTTACGCCGGTCTGCGTGCGCACAAGCTGTTCCATCGCAACGTCGAGTACATCGTCCAGGACGGCCAGGTCCTGCTGATCGACGAGCACACCGGCCGGACCATGCCGGGTCGTCGCCTGTCCGAGGGCCTGCACCAGGCCATCGAGGCGAAGGAAAACCTCAACATTCAGGCCGAGAGCCAGACCCTGGCCTCGACCACCTTCCAGAACTACTTCCGTCTGTACACCAAGCTGTCCGGCATGACCGGTACCGCCGACACCGAAGCGTTCGAGTTCGCCCAGATCTACGCCCTCAACGTGATGGTCATTCCGCCGAACAAGCCGTTGGCGCGTAAAGACTTCAACGACCTGGTGTACCTGACCGCCGAAGAGAAGTACCAGGCGATCATCGCCGACATCAAGGAAAGCATGGCCAGCGGCCGTCCGGTCCTGGTCGGTACGGCGACCATCGAGACCTCCGAGCACATGTCCAACCTGCTCAAGCAGGAAGGCATCGATCACAAGGTGCTCAACGCCAAGTACCACGAAAAAGAAGCCGAGATCATCGCCCAGGCCGGTGCGCCAGGCGCGCTGACCATCGCCACCAACATGGCCGGCCGTGGTACCGACATTCTCCTGGGCGGTAACTGGGAGGCTGAAGTTGCCGCCCTGGAAAACCCTACCGCCGAGCAGATCGCCCAGATCAAGGCGGACTGGCAGAAGCGCCACCAGCAAGTGATCGAGGCCGGCGGTCTGCACGTGATCGCCTCCGAGCGCCACGAATCGCGTCGTATCGACAACCAGCTGCGCGGCCGTTCCGGTCGTCAGGGCGACCCAGGCTCCAGCCGCTTCTACCTGTCGCTGGAAGACAGCCTGATGCGTATCTTCGCCTCCGACCGGGTGAAGAACTTCATGAAGGCGCTGGGTATGCAATCCGGCGAGGCCATCGAGCACCGCATGGTTACTAACGCCATCGAGAAGGCTCAGCGCAAGGTCGAAGGGCGCAACTTCGATATTCGTAAGCAACTGCTCGAATACGACGACGTGGCCAACGAACAGCGTAAAGTCATCTACCACATGCGCAACAGCCTGCTGGCTGCGCAGAACATCGGCGACACCATCGCCGAGTTCCGCCAGGAAGTGCTCGATGCCACCATCAGCCAGCACATTCCGCCGCAATCGCTGCCAGAGCAGTGGGACGTGGCCGGTCTTGAGGCGTCGCTGTCGAGCGACTTCGGCATCAAGCTGCCGATCCAGCAGTGGCTGGACGAGGACGACCACCTCTACGAAGAGACCCTGCGCGAGAAGCTGCTGAACGAGATCACCAGCGCCTACAACGAGAAGGAAGACCAGGCCGGCGAAGACGCCCTGCGGACCTTCGAGAAGCAGATCCTGCTGCGCGTGCTGGACGACCTGTGGAAAGACCACCTGTCGACCATGGATCACCTGCGTCACGGTATCCACCTGCGCGGTTACGCGCAGAAGAACCCCAAGCAGGAGTACAAGCGCGAATCCTTCACCTTGTTCCAAGAGCTGCTGGAGTCGATCAAGCGCGACACCATCCGCGTGCTCTCGCACGTTCAGGTACGCCGCGAAGATCCGATCGAAGAAGAAGCCCGCCTGCGTCGCGAAGCCGAAGAGCTGGCCCAGCGCATGCAGTTCCAGCACGCCCCGGCGCCTGGCCTGGAAAGCGAGCAGCACAGCGAGGAGGGCGCGGAAGTCGCCGTCGCCGCAGCGCCGGTGCGCAATGACCTCAAACTGGGCCGCAACGAGCCGTGCTGGTGTGGTTCGGGCAAGAAGTTCAAGCATTGCCACGGCCAGATCGAGTGA
- a CDS encoding glutathione S-transferase family protein: MSYHLIIGDKLYSSWSLRGALALELAGVPYEETLIKLNQADTRTRILAFSASGKVPLLKTEHGVIADSLAIGEYLAERHPHAQLWPADIAARAQARSACAQMHSGFFALRGAMPFDLSRDQALENVPLDVQVDIDRIVALWSECRLAAKDSGPFLFGKPSLADAFFAPVAVRLRTYRVEVPAEAASYIETIYQWPAFQAWQQAGLAEREG, translated from the coding sequence ATGAGTTACCACCTGATCATCGGCGACAAGTTGTACTCCTCCTGGTCGCTACGCGGCGCCCTGGCCCTGGAATTGGCCGGTGTTCCTTATGAAGAAACCCTGATCAAACTCAACCAGGCCGATACGCGCACGCGCATCCTGGCGTTTTCCGCGTCCGGCAAAGTGCCCCTGCTCAAGACCGAGCACGGCGTCATCGCCGACTCGCTGGCGATTGGCGAGTACCTGGCCGAGCGTCATCCTCACGCTCAACTGTGGCCAGCCGACATTGCCGCCCGTGCCCAGGCGCGCTCGGCCTGCGCGCAGATGCACAGCGGCTTTTTCGCCCTGCGCGGGGCGATGCCGTTTGACCTGTCGCGTGACCAGGCGCTGGAAAACGTGCCCTTGGACGTGCAAGTGGACATCGACCGCATCGTCGCGTTGTGGTCCGAATGCCGCCTGGCGGCCAAGGACAGCGGCCCGTTCCTGTTCGGCAAGCCAAGCCTGGCCGATGCGTTCTTCGCCCCTGTAGCTGTACGCCTGCGTACCTATCGGGTGGAAGTGCCGGCCGAAGCGGCCAGCTACATCGAGACCATCTATCAATGGCCGGCCTTCCAGGCCTGGCAGCAAGCAGGCCTGGCGGAGCGTGAAGGGTGA
- the argJ gene encoding bifunctional glutamate N-acetyltransferase/amino-acid acetyltransferase ArgJ: MAVGLGPLPTLHPVPGFELGIASAGIKRPGRKDVVVMRCAEGSSVAGVFTLNAFCAAPVILSKQRVQGTVRYLLTNTGNANAGTGAPGLAAAERTCAKLAELAGVDAQSVLPFSTGVIGEPLPVEKIEGALQAALDNLSENNWAEAATGIMTTDTLPKGASRQFQFEGQTITVTGISKGAGMIRPNMATMLGYIATDAKVAPAVLKDLMLDGANKSFNRITIDGDTSTNDCCMLIATGKADVPEISEAKGALFEALKQAVFEVCMEVAQAIVRDGEGATKFVTVEVNGGGNHQECLDVGYAVAHSPLIKTALFASDPNWGRILAAVGRAGVPQLDVSLIDVFLGEVCIASKGGRSPSYTEEQGSKVMAQEEITIRIELGRGQCSETIWTTDLSHEYVKINAEYRT, from the coding sequence ATGGCTGTTGGTCTTGGTCCTTTGCCCACCCTGCACCCGGTTCCGGGGTTTGAACTCGGCATCGCTTCGGCGGGCATCAAGCGCCCTGGGCGCAAGGACGTGGTAGTGATGCGCTGCGCCGAAGGCTCCAGCGTTGCCGGCGTATTCACCCTCAATGCCTTCTGCGCCGCCCCGGTGATTCTCTCCAAGCAGCGCGTACAGGGCACTGTGCGCTACTTGCTGACCAACACCGGCAATGCCAACGCCGGTACCGGCGCCCCTGGCCTGGCCGCCGCTGAGCGCACCTGCGCCAAGCTGGCTGAACTGGCCGGTGTCGACGCCCAGTCGGTACTACCATTCTCCACCGGCGTGATCGGTGAGCCGCTGCCGGTCGAGAAAATCGAAGGCGCGCTGCAGGCCGCCTTGGACAACCTGTCGGAAAACAACTGGGCCGAAGCCGCCACCGGCATCATGACCACCGATACCCTGCCCAAGGGTGCCAGCCGTCAGTTCCAGTTCGAAGGCCAGACCATCACCGTTACCGGCATCAGCAAAGGCGCCGGCATGATTCGCCCGAACATGGCCACCATGCTCGGCTACATCGCCACCGACGCCAAGGTCGCCCCAGCGGTGCTCAAGGACCTGATGCTCGACGGTGCCAACAAGTCGTTCAACCGCATCACCATCGATGGCGACACCTCGACCAACGACTGCTGCATGCTGATCGCCACCGGCAAGGCCGATGTGCCCGAGATCAGCGAAGCCAAGGGCGCGCTGTTCGAGGCGCTGAAGCAGGCGGTATTCGAAGTCTGCATGGAAGTCGCCCAGGCCATCGTGCGTGACGGTGAAGGCGCTACCAAGTTCGTCACCGTAGAGGTCAACGGTGGTGGCAATCATCAGGAGTGCCTGGACGTTGGTTACGCGGTGGCCCACTCACCGCTGATCAAGACCGCCCTGTTCGCCTCCGACCCCAACTGGGGCCGCATCCTCGCCGCCGTTGGCCGTGCGGGTGTACCGCAACTGGATGTCAGCTTGATCGACGTGTTCCTCGGCGAAGTGTGCATCGCCAGCAAAGGTGGCCGCAGCCCAAGCTACACCGAAGAGCAAGGCTCCAAGGTAATGGCCCAGGAGGAAATCACCATTCGTATCGAGCTGGGGCGTGGGCAGTGCAGCGAAACCATCTGGACGACTGACCTGTCCCACGAGTACGTCAAGATCAACGCTGAGTATCGCACCTGA
- a CDS encoding Nudix family hydrolase has product MKRIHVVAAVIRGADGRILIARRADTQHQGGLWEFPGGKVEEGEGVEAALTRELREELGIDVSRSRPLIKISHDYPDKQVLLDVREVDAFTGEPHGVEGQPLEWVAPRDLGQYQFPEANKPIVAAARLPDQYLITPDGLEVPQMLRGIQKAVASGIKLIQLRAPDMYDPKYRDVAVDAVGLCAGKAQLMLKGPLEWLGDFPAAGWHLTAAQLRKYAAKGRPFPENRWLAASCHSAEELALAEQMGVDFVTLSPVQATQTHPEALPLGWEQAGRLIEGVSRPVFLLGGVGAAQRERAWQVGAQGVAGIRAFWPEV; this is encoded by the coding sequence GTGAAACGGATTCATGTAGTAGCGGCAGTCATCCGTGGCGCTGATGGGCGCATTCTGATTGCGCGCCGCGCCGACACCCAGCATCAGGGCGGCTTGTGGGAGTTCCCCGGCGGCAAAGTGGAGGAGGGTGAGGGCGTCGAAGCGGCCCTGACCCGAGAGCTGCGTGAGGAGCTCGGTATCGACGTGAGCCGCTCGCGGCCGCTGATCAAGATCAGCCACGATTACCCGGACAAGCAAGTGTTGCTGGATGTGCGTGAAGTCGATGCCTTCACTGGCGAGCCGCATGGCGTCGAGGGTCAGCCGCTGGAGTGGGTTGCGCCGCGTGATCTGGGCCAATACCAATTCCCTGAGGCGAACAAGCCGATCGTCGCGGCTGCGCGTTTGCCCGATCAGTACCTGATCACCCCCGATGGGCTTGAGGTGCCGCAAATGCTGCGCGGTATCCAGAAGGCCGTGGCAAGCGGGATCAAGTTGATCCAGCTGCGCGCACCGGATATGTACGATCCCAAGTACCGCGATGTAGCGGTGGATGCGGTCGGGCTGTGTGCCGGCAAGGCGCAGTTGATGCTCAAGGGGCCGCTGGAATGGTTGGGCGACTTCCCCGCCGCGGGCTGGCACCTGACCGCCGCACAGTTGCGCAAGTATGCCGCCAAGGGGCGACCGTTCCCGGAGAACCGCTGGTTGGCGGCGTCGTGCCACTCGGCTGAAGAGTTGGCCCTGGCTGAGCAGATGGGGGTGGACTTCGTCACCTTGTCGCCGGTGCAGGCGACCCAGACCCATCCAGAGGCGCTGCCGTTGGGCTGGGAGCAGGCGGGGCGGTTGATCGAGGGGGTTAGCCGGCCGGTGTTCTTGCTTGGCGGTGTGGGCGCCGCTCAGCGTGAGCGTGCCTGGCAGGTGGGGGCGCAAGGTGTGGCGGGGATTCGGGCGTTTTGGCCTGAGGTTTGA